A single window of Sparus aurata chromosome 22, fSpaAur1.1, whole genome shotgun sequence DNA harbors:
- the fam110c gene encoding protein FAM110C has product MEVTSDTTKILEKGPEYLRKQMELESETKGRMSAVERLAASKVKYVKSQQVVNTTQEPVISLGSASVSSTGSSNRSSNRSRNLITGINSTVSTCAQGCSPGQVRRSSSKKRPDSLMLYRQKCELLRGSTNDRKHHITRKLLLKNAPLPEAADKEREAEGNKEKITTPEGMAKECSLHAAPSEPDRRRNGVAEQHSTADSASGTKVIAGVVKKSAGLLAVPDIERRTGTGVSRSHSDISSRYSKNFADFDAFFKYCGLEGDVIKSLGRENFSARSDEIAINLRSVSVSTSDDCFSRSSGDSDGLLENELHGKIRQGTSVIERNARIIKWLYSCKNAKDTGKRLRDLD; this is encoded by the coding sequence ATGGAGGTAACCAGCGACACCACAAAGATCCTCGAGAAGGGTCCTGAATACCTTCGAAAGCAAATGGAACTTGAGAGTGAGACGAAAGGACGCATGAGTGCCGTGGAGAGGCTCGCTGCGAGCAAAGTGAAATATGTCAAAAGCCAACAGGTGGTCAACACAACTCAGGAGCCAGTGATCAGCCTCGGGTCGGCTTCTGTGAGTAGCACTGGGTCTTCTAACCGGAGCTCGAACCGTAGCAGGAATCTTATCACAGGGATTAACTCAACAGTTTCTACATGTGCACAAGGCTGCTCTCCAGGGCAGGTACGTCGGTCCAGCTCCAAAAAACGACCGGACTCCCTAATGCTGtacaggcagaaatgtgagttACTTAGGGGGTCAACGAATGACCGGAAACACCATATAACGCGTAAACTGCTGCTGAAAAATGCTCCGTTACCTGAGGCAGCGGATAAGGAGCGTGAAGCTGAGGGCAACAAGGAAAAAATCACCACACCTGAGGGCATGGCAAAGGAATGCAGCTTACATGCAGCTCCCTCTGAaccagacaggaggaggaatgGAGTGGCAGaacaacacagcacagcagacaGTGCTTCTGGGACAAAGGTGATAGCTGGTGTTGTGAAGAAATCTGCAGGTCTCCTGGCGGTTCCTGACATTGAAAGGAGGACTGGCACAGGGGTCAGTCGTTCTCACTCTGACATTAGCTCCAGGTACTCGAAAAACTTTGCAGACTTTGATGCTTTTTTCAAGTACTGCGGGCTGGAAGGTGACGTTATCAAGTCCTTGGGGAGAGAGAACTTCTCGGCTCGCTCAGATGAAATCGCAATAAACCTCCGGAGTGTAAGCGTCTCTACGTCAGACGACTGCTTCTCAAGGAGCAGCGGCGACAGCGATGGACTCTTGGAGAATGAGTTACACGGAAAGATACGTCAAGGGACATCAGTTATTGAGCGCAATGCAAGGATTATCAAATGGCTGTACAGctgcaaaaatgcaaaagacaCTGGGAAAAGATTAAGAGACCTTGATTGA
- the fbxo25 gene encoding F-box only protein 25 isoform X1, translating into MPFLGKDWRSPGWSWTKTEHGWKRIIFYGHELEDNNRDIDLKQLCSDNKENLFVGDVCELAITKRKKDFYNNNTKSQFVFRDKWIYVQRGSTKERHGYCTLGEAINRLDFSSAIQDLRRFNYVAKLFQLIARSQLTNLSGAAQKNYFNILEKIVRKVVEDQYNPRLVKDLLHDLSSTLHSLAIHVGRCVLVGNVNIWLCRLETILKWQQQLNNLQIPKQLRNGLSFNDLPLHMQNKILCNLSDAYDIINVGQTTPTLQILSEDRMLWKKLCHFHFADKQFCRNLVLSKSDNVDWKLMYFTLQKHYPMKEQYGDTLHFCKHCSILFWKDRHLALLFKECDHPCTANDPDSCLMPVSPQHFIDLFKF; encoded by the exons ATGCCTTTCTTGGGCAAGGACTGGAGGTCGCCTGGATGGAGCTGGACCAAGACAGAGCATGGCTGGAAGAGGATCATCTTCTATGGACACGAGTTGGAAGATAACAACAGAGACATTGACTTAAAACA GCTCTGCAGTGACAACAAAGAGAATCTGTTTGTCGGGGACGTGTGTGAGCTCGCCatcacaaagaggaaaaaggacTTCTACAACAATAACACCAAATCTCAAT TTGTTTTCAGGGATAAATGGATCTACGTGCAGAGAGGGAGCACGAAAGAA CGTCATGGATACTGCACGCTCGGTGAAGCCATCAACCGTCTAGACTTTTCCAGTGCCATTCAGGACTTGAGGAGGTTCAACTATGTGGCAAAA CTTTTCCAGTTAATAGCCAGGTCACAGCTGACCAATTTGAGTGGGGCAGCCCAGAAAAACTATTTCAATATACTGGAGAAGATTGTACGAAAGG ttGTGGAGGACCAGTACAATCCGCGTCTCGTCAAGGACCTACTGCATGACCTGAGCTCAACACTGCACAGTCTGGCAATCCATGTTGGCAGGTGTGTCCTTGTGGGCAACGTCAACATCTGGTTGTGCCGACTGGAGACCATACTCaaatggcagcagcagctcaatAACCTGCAGATCCCCAAG CAATTACGCAATGGCTTGTCATTCAACGACTTGCCACTACACATGCAGAACAAGATCCTCTGCAATCTATCTGATGCCTATGACATCATTAACGTGGGGCAGACCACACCCACTCTGCAAATCCTCAGTGAGGACAGGATGCTTTGGAAGAAACTCTGCCACTTTCACTTCGCAGACAAACAG TTCTGTAGGAATCTGGTCCTATCCAAGAGCGATAACGTCGACTGGAAGCTGATGTACTTCACCCTGCAGAAACACTATCCAATGAAGGAGCAATACGGCGACACCTTGCACTTCTGCAAACACTGTAGCATCCTCTTCTGgaag GATCGCCACCTGGCTTTGTTATTCAAG GAGTGTGACCATCCATGCACAGCCAACGACCCTGACAGCTGCCTCATGCCCGTCTCTCCGCAGCACTTTATCGACCTCTTCAAGTTCTGA
- the fbxo25 gene encoding F-box only protein 25 isoform X2, with the protein MPFLGKDWRSPGWSWTKTEHGWKRIIFYGHELEDNNRDIDLKQLCSDNKENLFVGDVCELAITKRKKDFYNNNTKSQFVFRDKWIYVQRGSTKERHGYCTLGEAINRLDFSSAIQDLRRFNYVAKLFQLIARSQLTNLSGAAQKNYFNILEKIVRKVVEDQYNPRLVKDLLHDLSSTLHSLAIHVGRCVLVGNVNIWLCRLETILKWQQQLNNLQIPKQLRNGLSFNDLPLHMQNKILCNLSDAYDIINVGQTTPTLQILSEDRMLWKKLCHFHFADKQFCRNLVLSKSDNVDWKLMYFTLQKHYPMKEQYGDTLHFCKHCSILFWKECDHPCTANDPDSCLMPVSPQHFIDLFKF; encoded by the exons ATGCCTTTCTTGGGCAAGGACTGGAGGTCGCCTGGATGGAGCTGGACCAAGACAGAGCATGGCTGGAAGAGGATCATCTTCTATGGACACGAGTTGGAAGATAACAACAGAGACATTGACTTAAAACA GCTCTGCAGTGACAACAAAGAGAATCTGTTTGTCGGGGACGTGTGTGAGCTCGCCatcacaaagaggaaaaaggacTTCTACAACAATAACACCAAATCTCAAT TTGTTTTCAGGGATAAATGGATCTACGTGCAGAGAGGGAGCACGAAAGAA CGTCATGGATACTGCACGCTCGGTGAAGCCATCAACCGTCTAGACTTTTCCAGTGCCATTCAGGACTTGAGGAGGTTCAACTATGTGGCAAAA CTTTTCCAGTTAATAGCCAGGTCACAGCTGACCAATTTGAGTGGGGCAGCCCAGAAAAACTATTTCAATATACTGGAGAAGATTGTACGAAAGG ttGTGGAGGACCAGTACAATCCGCGTCTCGTCAAGGACCTACTGCATGACCTGAGCTCAACACTGCACAGTCTGGCAATCCATGTTGGCAGGTGTGTCCTTGTGGGCAACGTCAACATCTGGTTGTGCCGACTGGAGACCATACTCaaatggcagcagcagctcaatAACCTGCAGATCCCCAAG CAATTACGCAATGGCTTGTCATTCAACGACTTGCCACTACACATGCAGAACAAGATCCTCTGCAATCTATCTGATGCCTATGACATCATTAACGTGGGGCAGACCACACCCACTCTGCAAATCCTCAGTGAGGACAGGATGCTTTGGAAGAAACTCTGCCACTTTCACTTCGCAGACAAACAG TTCTGTAGGAATCTGGTCCTATCCAAGAGCGATAACGTCGACTGGAAGCTGATGTACTTCACCCTGCAGAAACACTATCCAATGAAGGAGCAATACGGCGACACCTTGCACTTCTGCAAACACTGTAGCATCCTCTTCTGgaag GAGTGTGACCATCCATGCACAGCCAACGACCCTGACAGCTGCCTCATGCCCGTCTCTCCGCAGCACTTTATCGACCTCTTCAAGTTCTGA